A part of Haloarchaeobius sp. HME9146 genomic DNA contains:
- a CDS encoding maltose acetyltransferase domain-containing protein — protein sequence MPSEKEKMLAGEPYDPSDPILVEERHRARRLCNRLNEADVDEVGERHAILDDLFGSLGANVTVEPTFRCDYGYNIHVGDDFFANYDCTFLDVCPIRFGDECMLGPSVHVYTATHPLDAAERTSGRESGAPVTVGDRAWVGGQAVINPGVEIGDDAVVASGAVVVDDVPENVVVGGNPARIIKEIE from the coding sequence ATGCCCTCCGAGAAGGAGAAGATGTTGGCGGGCGAACCCTACGACCCGAGCGACCCCATCCTGGTCGAGGAGCGACATCGCGCCCGCCGGCTGTGCAACCGCCTGAACGAGGCCGACGTCGACGAGGTCGGGGAACGCCATGCTATCTTGGACGACCTGTTCGGCTCGCTCGGGGCCAACGTCACCGTCGAGCCGACTTTCCGCTGTGACTACGGCTACAACATCCACGTCGGCGACGACTTCTTCGCGAACTACGACTGCACCTTCCTCGACGTCTGTCCCATCCGGTTCGGCGACGAGTGCATGCTCGGCCCGAGCGTCCACGTCTACACCGCGACCCATCCACTCGACGCCGCCGAGCGAACCAGTGGCCGTGAATCCGGCGCACCCGTCACGGTCGGCGACCGGGCCTGGGTCGGCGGGCAGGCCGTCATCAACCCCGGCGTCGAAATCGGTGACGACGCCGTCGTCGCTTCTGGTGCAGTCGTCGTGGATGACGTGCCGGAGAACGTTGTCGTGGGCGGGAATCCGGCTCGAATCATCAAGGAGATAGAGTAG
- a CDS encoding MFS transporter codes for MADDTVSVSQVLDRIPVGAFHRRLLAICGSAWAFDGMEVIIISFTLPVLVGAWELSGLTAGLLGSASLMGMIVGNWGWGWYADRHGRIDAFQWTVLTYSVFAGLTALAVGFYSGFALRFLTGIGLGGALAVDTSYLSEHLPTNRRGRYLVYLDAFWPIGNLLAVLLAWLFLSVLTTGGTVGVPVLGEVAGWRLLFVSSAFPALLVFVIRSQLRETPYFLARQGDIDGANERIKAIAEENNAEYTPIQADRVEIAPKAEFSRLFEADLRQQTVMIAAAWFAINFGYYGVFIWLPQTVGAAGVVESISLGGLTVEGIYVYFVLIALVQIPGYLSAAYLVEVIGRRATLGSYLLLSGVFTFVFAASMPGVDFLDLGLSGFWPFFGGLLAASFFTLGAWGAIYAYTPELFPTEARATGNGFAGGVGKIAAVIGPILAGLLVETGYLVALVPLAVAFGLGGLVVLLFGRETMGEPLF; via the coding sequence ATGGCAGACGACACCGTCTCGGTCTCGCAGGTGCTGGACCGCATTCCGGTCGGGGCATTCCACCGCCGCCTGCTGGCAATCTGTGGGAGCGCGTGGGCCTTCGACGGGATGGAGGTCATCATCATCAGCTTCACCCTGCCCGTCCTCGTGGGCGCGTGGGAACTCTCCGGGCTGACGGCTGGACTGCTCGGCTCTGCGAGCCTGATGGGGATGATAGTGGGGAACTGGGGCTGGGGCTGGTACGCCGACCGCCACGGGCGAATCGACGCATTCCAGTGGACCGTGTTGACCTACTCGGTGTTCGCCGGGTTGACCGCCCTGGCGGTCGGATTCTACAGCGGGTTCGCCCTGCGGTTCCTGACGGGCATCGGTCTCGGCGGGGCGCTGGCGGTCGACACCTCCTACCTCTCCGAGCATCTGCCGACCAATCGGCGGGGCCGATATCTGGTGTACCTCGACGCGTTCTGGCCCATCGGGAACCTGCTCGCCGTCCTGCTGGCGTGGCTGTTCCTCTCGGTGCTGACGACGGGCGGGACCGTTGGGGTGCCCGTCCTCGGCGAGGTCGCGGGCTGGCGGCTCCTGTTCGTGAGCTCGGCGTTCCCGGCCCTGCTCGTGTTCGTCATCCGGTCCCAGCTCCGTGAGACGCCGTACTTCCTGGCGCGCCAGGGTGACATCGACGGGGCGAACGAGCGCATCAAGGCCATCGCCGAGGAGAATAACGCGGAGTACACGCCTATCCAGGCCGACCGCGTCGAAATCGCCCCGAAAGCCGAGTTCTCGCGGCTGTTCGAGGCCGACCTGCGCCAGCAGACCGTGATGATCGCCGCGGCGTGGTTCGCCATCAACTTCGGCTACTACGGGGTGTTCATCTGGCTGCCACAGACGGTGGGCGCAGCCGGGGTGGTCGAGAGCATCAGTTTGGGTGGGCTGACGGTCGAGGGCATCTACGTCTACTTCGTCCTCATCGCGCTCGTCCAGATTCCGGGCTACCTCAGCGCGGCATACCTGGTCGAGGTCATCGGGAGACGGGCCACCCTCGGCTCCTACCTCCTGCTCTCGGGCGTGTTCACCTTCGTCTTCGCGGCCTCGATGCCCGGCGTGGACTTCCTCGACCTGGGCCTCTCGGGCTTCTGGCCGTTCTTCGGCGGCCTGCTCGCCGCGAGCTTCTTCACGCTGGGCGCGTGGGGTGCCATCTACGCCTACACGCCCGAACTGTTCCCCACGGAAGCGAGAGCCACCGGGAACGGCTTCGCCGGCGGCGTCGGGAAGATAGCCGCCGTCATCGGGCCCATCCTCGCCGGCCTCCTCGTGGAGACTGGCTACCTCGTCGCGCTCGTCCCCCTCGCGGTGGCGTTCGGGCTCGGCGGACTGGTCGTGCTCCTGTTCGGTCGGGAGACGATGGGCGAACCGCTGTTCTGA
- a CDS encoding homoserine kinase has product MLTVRAPATSANLGSGFDVFGLALDAPADVVRVERADEISIEVTGAGSQYIPEDPSQNTAGVVAQELDAPARILIDKGVRPASGLGSSAASAAGAAVALNELYDRGYSREELVHIAAEGEAVVSGAAHADNVAPSILGGFTIARDDGVTQVDASLPLVACLPDLVVSTRDARRVVPDTVTMEEMVDTVGSAATLTAGMHRGDPDLVGRGLSEEVVTPARAELINGYEAARSAALDAGATGVTVSGAGPGVLAVCRSKGDRRQVASALLDAFDDAGVDARAYQTAIGRGAQVFE; this is encoded by the coding sequence ATGCTTACCGTCCGTGCACCGGCGACGAGCGCGAACCTCGGTAGTGGGTTCGACGTGTTCGGGCTGGCTCTCGACGCCCCCGCTGACGTCGTCCGTGTCGAACGGGCCGACGAGATCTCCATCGAGGTGACCGGTGCCGGCAGCCAGTACATCCCGGAAGACCCGTCACAGAACACCGCCGGCGTCGTCGCCCAGGAACTCGACGCGCCGGCGCGCATCCTCATCGACAAGGGAGTCCGCCCGGCGTCTGGACTCGGCTCCTCCGCTGCGAGTGCCGCAGGTGCGGCCGTCGCCCTCAACGAACTGTACGACCGGGGCTACTCCCGGGAAGAACTCGTCCACATCGCCGCCGAAGGCGAAGCCGTGGTCTCCGGTGCGGCCCACGCCGACAACGTCGCACCCTCCATCCTCGGCGGGTTCACCATCGCCCGGGACGACGGCGTCACGCAGGTCGATGCGTCGCTCCCGCTGGTCGCGTGCCTGCCGGACCTCGTGGTCTCCACCCGTGACGCTCGGCGGGTCGTCCCCGACACGGTCACCATGGAGGAGATGGTCGACACCGTCGGAAGCGCCGCGACGCTCACCGCCGGGATGCACCGCGGTGACCCAGACCTCGTCGGCCGCGGACTGTCGGAGGAGGTGGTCACCCCGGCGCGTGCCGAGCTCATCAACGGCTACGAGGCGGCCAGGTCGGCCGCGCTGGACGCCGGCGCGACCGGGGTCACCGTGAGTGGCGCTGGCCCAGGGGTCCTCGCCGTCTGCCGGTCGAAGGGCGACCGCCGCCAGGTCGCCAGCGCGCTCCTGGATGCGTTCGACGACGCGGGCGTCGACGCCCGTGCGTACCAGACCGCCATCGGTCGTGGTGCGCAGGTGTTCGAGTAG
- a CDS encoding metal-dependent hydrolase yields MGNFEEHRFESIIWFKWVTSIISVGVLLFLPLTQAVVSIVALTVVGYPAVRTGAMFPDIDVSTSVPYRRLMFSIPVLGILVAFYYQLQRAEWNVRSVVKLCVAIILGIVLGLVLRELASQILGKTKHRGRTHRGSTGLLTSVGLAGVVLWTFQGIKRGTIGMLLAPVAALYFFVGFLSHIVLDQRTARDGFRIRF; encoded by the coding sequence GTGGGTAATTTCGAGGAACACCGATTCGAGAGCATAATCTGGTTCAAATGGGTGACAAGCATCATTTCGGTGGGTGTGTTGCTCTTCTTGCCACTCACACAGGCGGTGGTATCGATAGTGGCTCTCACTGTCGTCGGGTATCCCGCGGTGCGAACTGGAGCTATGTTCCCTGACATCGACGTTTCAACTTCTGTGCCGTATCGACGCTTGATGTTCTCTATACCAGTACTTGGAATCTTGGTCGCGTTCTACTACCAACTTCAACGTGCCGAGTGGAACGTCCGATCCGTCGTGAAACTCTGCGTCGCGATAATTCTCGGTATCGTACTGGGATTGGTGCTTCGTGAACTTGCATCCCAGATTCTCGGGAAAACGAAGCACAGGGGGAGGACACATCGGGGTTCAACAGGGCTTCTAACGAGTGTCGGGCTCGCAGGGGTCGTGCTCTGGACGTTCCAGGGAATCAAGCGAGGGACGATTGGGATGCTGCTCGCACCGGTCGCAGCACTCTACTTTTTCGTCGGATTCCTAAGCCACATCGTGCTCGATCAGCGCACGGCTCGCGATGGTTTTCGGATTCGGTTTTGA
- a CDS encoding valine--tRNA ligase has product MPEGDYDPRATEEEWQNRWVDEETYAYQPEDEEVDPNTVFAIDTPPPTVSGSLHMGHLYGHTLQDFAARFKRMHDGDVMFPFGYDDNGIASERLTESDLGIKHQDYERREFQEKCREVCEQYEAEFTEKMQNLGMSIDWNRTYKTIEPRVQRTSQLSFLDLYEQGREYRKKAPAIWCPECETAISQVEQEDAERHTHFNDIRFDLVEPTDDGRESFVIGTTRPELLPACVSVFVHPDDEENQDLVGETAEVPIFGHEVPIIEDDRVDLEKGTGVVMCCTFGDQKDIEWYQAHDLPLRVAIDESATMTDLAGDYEGMSTHEAREEIVEDLDELGHLEGREDLTHTVQVHERCETDVEFRVSKQWYIEILDHKDEYLEAGEEMDWYPEKMFTRYKHWIEGLEWDWLISRQRDSGIPFPVWYCDDCGHEVLAERESLPVDPLSDDPPVDACPECGHDEFEPEEDVLDTWATSSLTPLVNSGWDWDSESEEFTFENPELYPADLRPQGHDIISFWLFHTVVKCYEHTGEVPFDSVMINGHVLDENREKMSKSRGNVVDPARVVADFPIDAIRYWAASTAVGDDFPFKEKDIVAGEKLLRKLWNASKLIDHLAPEAVAEPDELDDLDEWILAELDDTVETLTDHFVDYEFAKARDTLRTFFWNTFCDDYLEIAKQRLDEEDSQSTKYALQTAHATFLQLFAPLMPHITEELWHDMHSEESVHLQDWPEPKGYEANLAAGENAMAVIGALRRYKSEHQLPLNAELETVQVYGDIGGFADAIAGVMHVGALEQLDEAPEITTEIADISLEYSTLGPKYGGKVGEFDQAIAAGDYELDGDVMKVAGEELTADEFEVREERTYSGEGEMLETDDTLVIVS; this is encoded by the coding sequence ATGCCAGAAGGAGACTACGACCCCCGAGCGACAGAGGAGGAGTGGCAGAACCGCTGGGTCGACGAGGAGACCTACGCGTACCAGCCCGAAGACGAGGAAGTCGACCCGAACACGGTGTTCGCCATCGACACGCCGCCGCCGACGGTTTCGGGCAGCCTGCACATGGGCCACCTGTACGGCCACACGCTGCAGGACTTCGCGGCCCGGTTCAAGCGGATGCACGACGGCGACGTGATGTTCCCGTTCGGCTACGACGACAACGGCATCGCCTCGGAGCGACTCACCGAGTCCGACCTGGGCATCAAGCACCAGGACTACGAGCGCCGCGAGTTCCAGGAGAAGTGCCGCGAGGTCTGCGAGCAGTACGAGGCCGAGTTCACCGAGAAGATGCAGAACCTCGGGATGAGCATCGACTGGAACCGCACCTACAAGACCATCGAGCCGCGGGTCCAGCGCACCTCCCAGCTCTCGTTCCTCGACCTGTACGAGCAGGGCCGCGAGTACCGCAAGAAGGCCCCCGCTATCTGGTGTCCCGAGTGTGAGACCGCCATCTCGCAGGTCGAACAGGAGGACGCCGAGCGCCACACCCACTTCAACGACATCCGGTTCGACCTCGTCGAACCCACCGACGACGGCCGCGAGAGCTTCGTCATCGGCACCACGCGCCCGGAACTGCTCCCGGCGTGTGTCAGCGTCTTCGTCCACCCCGACGACGAGGAGAACCAGGACCTCGTCGGCGAGACCGCAGAGGTCCCCATCTTCGGTCACGAGGTCCCCATCATCGAGGACGACCGCGTCGACCTCGAGAAGGGGACCGGCGTCGTCATGTGCTGTACCTTCGGTGACCAGAAGGACATCGAGTGGTACCAGGCCCACGACCTGCCCCTGCGCGTCGCCATCGACGAGTCCGCGACGATGACCGACCTCGCGGGTGACTACGAGGGCATGAGCACGCACGAGGCCAGAGAGGAGATCGTCGAGGACCTCGACGAGCTGGGCCACCTCGAGGGCCGCGAAGACCTCACCCACACCGTCCAGGTCCACGAGCGCTGTGAGACCGACGTCGAGTTCCGCGTCTCCAAGCAGTGGTACATCGAGATTCTCGACCACAAGGACGAGTACCTCGAAGCGGGCGAGGAGATGGACTGGTACCCGGAGAAGATGTTCACCCGGTACAAGCACTGGATCGAGGGCCTGGAGTGGGACTGGCTCATCTCGCGTCAGCGCGACTCCGGGATTCCGTTCCCGGTCTGGTACTGTGACGACTGCGGCCACGAGGTCCTCGCCGAGCGCGAGTCCCTCCCGGTCGACCCACTCTCGGACGACCCGCCGGTCGATGCCTGTCCGGAGTGTGGCCACGACGAGTTCGAGCCCGAAGAGGACGTCCTCGACACGTGGGCGACCTCCAGCCTGACCCCGCTGGTCAACTCCGGCTGGGACTGGGATTCGGAGAGCGAGGAGTTCACCTTCGAGAACCCGGAACTCTACCCGGCCGACCTCCGCCCGCAGGGCCACGACATCATCAGCTTCTGGCTGTTCCACACGGTCGTCAAGTGCTACGAGCACACCGGCGAGGTCCCGTTCGACTCCGTCATGATCAACGGGCACGTCCTCGACGAAAATCGCGAGAAGATGTCCAAGTCCCGCGGGAACGTCGTCGACCCGGCCCGCGTCGTCGCGGACTTCCCCATCGACGCCATCCGCTACTGGGCCGCGAGCACCGCGGTCGGCGACGACTTCCCGTTCAAGGAGAAGGACATCGTCGCGGGCGAGAAGCTCCTGCGCAAGCTCTGGAACGCCTCGAAGCTCATCGACCACCTCGCGCCCGAGGCCGTCGCCGAGCCCGACGAGCTGGACGACCTCGACGAGTGGATTCTGGCGGAACTCGACGACACCGTCGAGACGCTGACCGACCACTTCGTCGACTACGAGTTCGCGAAGGCCCGGGACACGCTCCGGACGTTCTTCTGGAACACGTTCTGTGACGACTACCTCGAGATCGCCAAGCAGCGCCTCGACGAGGAGGACAGCCAGTCCACGAAGTACGCGCTCCAGACCGCGCACGCGACGTTCCTGCAGCTGTTCGCGCCGCTGATGCCCCACATCACGGAGGAGCTGTGGCACGACATGCACAGCGAGGAGAGCGTCCACCTGCAGGACTGGCCCGAGCCGAAGGGCTACGAGGCGAACCTCGCAGCCGGCGAGAACGCGATGGCCGTCATCGGCGCGCTCCGCCGGTACAAGTCCGAGCACCAGCTCCCGCTCAACGCCGAGCTCGAGACGGTCCAGGTCTACGGCGACATCGGCGGGTTCGCGGACGCCATCGCGGGCGTCATGCACGTCGGCGCGCTCGAACAGCTCGACGAAGCGCCCGAGATCACGACCGAGATCGCCGACATCAGCCTGGAGTACAGCACTCTGGGCCCGAAGTACGGCGGCAAGGTCGGCGAGTTCGACCAGGCCATCGCGGCCGGCGACTACGAACTCGACGGCGACGTGATGAAGGTCGCCGGCGAGGAGCTCACCGCCGACGAGTTCGAGGTCCGCGAGGAGCGCACCTACTCCGGCGAGGGCGAGATGCTGGAGACCGACGACACGCTCGTCATCGTCTCCTGA
- a CDS encoding CGCGG family rSAM-modified RiPP protein, protein MSTAPFTDAEPITDHVHHNSWSANLELPRHAEDRELVVAQAIEAVEFTASDTFVNLVTHANHGHPSTYLFGELDAVFGDDILVGYVEECGCGGHVTRVVVK, encoded by the coding sequence ATGAGCACCGCGCCGTTCACCGATGCCGAACCGATCACCGACCACGTTCACCACAACTCCTGGTCCGCGAACCTGGAACTCCCCAGGCACGCCGAGGACCGCGAACTCGTCGTCGCCCAGGCCATCGAGGCGGTGGAGTTCACCGCCTCCGATACCTTCGTCAACCTCGTGACCCACGCGAACCACGGGCACCCGTCGACGTACCTCTTCGGGGAACTGGACGCCGTCTTCGGCGACGATATCCTGGTCGGGTACGTCGAGGAGTGCGGCTGCGGTGGACACGTCACCCGCGTGGTCGTGAAGTAG
- a CDS encoding DUF6293 family protein, with translation MQTHIVPVGFDYDRLIAPLVRDQFDVDRVILLEGAVGSEANVEYSQNLSKKLEKDFENLLGAETERLVLADVYDYDAAFEQAYDLINDELDRGNEVWVNIAAMPRTVSFAFATAAHSLMVERQEDRQHIHTYYTAPEKYLETELAEELREQRDLLQDLLDDGVDDERVEAHLDTATSLLEEFDERGTTIGAKEIGGSHIVELPVASFSNVKPFEEVILFKLGEEGEFDSVSELAEALAKELNEEYTDSFRSKVIYNVDRLGPGGKGYIEQEEVGKSYRTRLSRIGELWVRAHSGEE, from the coding sequence ATGCAGACACACATCGTCCCGGTCGGGTTCGACTACGACCGGCTCATCGCGCCCCTGGTCCGCGACCAGTTCGACGTGGACCGGGTCATCCTCCTCGAAGGGGCGGTGGGGAGCGAGGCCAACGTCGAGTACTCCCAGAACCTCTCGAAGAAACTGGAGAAGGACTTCGAGAACCTCCTCGGCGCAGAGACCGAGCGCCTCGTCCTCGCGGACGTGTACGACTACGACGCCGCGTTCGAGCAGGCGTACGACCTCATCAACGACGAACTCGACCGCGGGAACGAGGTGTGGGTGAACATCGCGGCGATGCCCCGGACGGTCTCGTTCGCGTTCGCGACCGCCGCCCACTCGCTGATGGTCGAGCGCCAGGAGGACCGCCAGCACATCCACACCTACTACACCGCCCCGGAGAAGTACCTGGAGACGGAACTCGCCGAGGAACTGCGCGAGCAACGCGACCTGCTCCAGGACCTGCTCGACGACGGGGTGGACGACGAGCGCGTCGAGGCCCACCTCGACACCGCGACCAGCCTACTCGAGGAGTTCGACGAGCGCGGGACAACCATCGGCGCGAAGGAGATCGGCGGGAGTCACATCGTGGAACTGCCGGTGGCGTCGTTCTCGAACGTCAAACCGTTCGAGGAGGTCATCCTGTTCAAGCTCGGCGAGGAAGGTGAGTTCGACTCGGTCTCGGAACTCGCGGAGGCGCTCGCGAAGGAACTCAACGAGGAGTACACCGACTCGTTCCGGTCGAAGGTCATCTACAACGTCGACAGGTTAGGGCCGGGCGGGAAGGGCTACATCGAGCAGGAGGAGGTCGGGAAGTCCTACCGGACCAGACTGTCCAGAATCGGTGAGCTGTGGGTGCGGGCGCACTCCGGCGAGGAGTAG
- a CDS encoding histidine kinase N-terminal 7TM domain-containing protein, which yields MGFQPTPLTIPLVLGAFIQAVLALYVLSRRDGGDDGYDGLPGASVAAGLLLAVSLMMVAYAAELSVVGQNQAAVREAKVQWNMVQYLGMGAIPGLWLCYVARFIRFDGIPRLGWAAIAAGAVATPIVVLTNPLHHQFWTAVSLESVGGSAVLVNEHGIAFYAFTAYAYLLVLSATALLARAYAESTGLYRRQVAGLLAGSLAPFAASALYLFGPEAFGTYNLTAFGFFVTAGAVAWSVLRNRLFQLRPVARRTAVEQMKDPAIVLDVDDRILDYNPAAIPLFEGDDPTGRLADEASTVPFDGDTGALVTVTDGDGETGHYEHTRTALTDGAGDIGSLVIFRDVTDRVRRERELRRQNERLDQFASVVSHDLRNPLSTAKGYLDLYRESGVEDHADAAERAHDRMETIVQDLLSLARDGGAVTSTEAVEVATAAERAWESVADDGATLRITGDTTVEADRGRVLRLFENLFRNAVEHGSTGSRAQPGDAVEHGSAGTRTLSGDAVEDGRADLGHQLTDGGDGSTGDPLQVSVGPLPDGTGFYVADDGVGLPEDLRENAFQSGVTSSEHGTGLGLAIVSSIAEAHGWQVRATSSDEGGARFEIRVDADTPPN from the coding sequence ATGGGCTTCCAGCCGACGCCACTCACCATCCCACTGGTTCTCGGCGCGTTCATCCAGGCCGTCCTCGCGCTCTACGTTCTCTCTCGGCGCGACGGGGGCGACGACGGGTACGACGGCCTCCCCGGCGCATCGGTCGCGGCCGGGCTGTTGCTCGCGGTGAGCCTGATGATGGTCGCGTACGCCGCCGAGCTCTCGGTCGTCGGCCAGAACCAGGCGGCCGTCCGTGAGGCGAAGGTCCAGTGGAACATGGTCCAGTACCTCGGGATGGGTGCGATTCCCGGCCTCTGGCTGTGCTACGTGGCCCGGTTCATCCGGTTCGACGGGATTCCACGTCTCGGCTGGGCCGCCATCGCGGCGGGTGCGGTCGCCACGCCCATCGTCGTCCTCACCAACCCGCTCCACCACCAGTTCTGGACGGCCGTCTCGCTCGAGTCGGTTGGTGGCTCGGCCGTCCTGGTCAACGAGCACGGAATCGCGTTCTACGCGTTCACGGCCTACGCCTACCTGCTCGTGCTCTCGGCGACCGCGTTGCTCGCCCGGGCGTACGCGGAGTCGACCGGGCTCTACCGCCGGCAGGTCGCGGGCTTGCTGGCAGGGTCGCTCGCGCCGTTCGCCGCCAGTGCGCTCTACCTCTTCGGGCCGGAAGCGTTCGGGACGTACAACCTGACCGCGTTCGGCTTCTTCGTGACCGCCGGCGCGGTCGCCTGGTCGGTCTTGCGGAATCGGCTGTTCCAGCTTAGACCCGTGGCTCGCCGGACCGCGGTCGAGCAGATGAAGGACCCGGCGATCGTCCTCGACGTCGACGACCGGATTCTCGACTACAACCCCGCCGCCATCCCGCTGTTCGAGGGTGACGACCCGACTGGACGACTCGCGGACGAAGCGAGCACGGTCCCGTTCGACGGCGACACCGGAGCCCTCGTAACCGTCACCGACGGCGACGGGGAGACCGGCCACTACGAGCACACCCGGACGGCACTCACCGACGGTGCGGGCGATATCGGCTCGCTCGTGATCTTCCGCGACGTGACCGACCGGGTCCGCCGGGAGCGTGAACTCCGCCGGCAGAACGAGCGCCTCGACCAGTTCGCGAGCGTCGTCAGCCACGACCTGCGGAACCCGCTGAGCACCGCGAAAGGCTACCTTGACCTCTACCGCGAGAGCGGGGTCGAGGACCACGCCGACGCGGCCGAGCGGGCCCACGACCGGATGGAGACCATCGTCCAGGACCTCCTCTCGCTCGCCCGCGATGGCGGCGCGGTGACGAGCACCGAGGCGGTCGAGGTCGCGACCGCGGCCGAGCGCGCCTGGGAGAGCGTGGCCGATGACGGTGCGACGCTGCGAATCACCGGAGACACGACGGTCGAGGCCGACCGTGGGCGCGTGCTCAGACTGTTCGAGAACCTGTTCCGCAACGCTGTTGAACACGGTTCCACTGGCAGCCGGGCGCAGCCCGGCGACGCTGTCGAACATGGTTCGGCAGGCACCCGGACGCTGTCCGGTGACGCAGTCGAAGATGGGCGAGCCGATCTGGGCCACCAGCTGACCGACGGTGGAGACGGCTCGACGGGCGACCCCCTCCAGGTCAGCGTGGGCCCACTGCCCGACGGGACCGGATTCTACGTCGCGGACGACGGTGTCGGGCTTCCCGAGGACCTGCGAGAGAACGCCTTCCAGTCCGGCGTGACCAGCAGCGAGCACGGGACCGGCCTCGGCCTCGCCATCGTCTCGTCCATCGCGGAGGCGCACGGCTGGCAAGTTCGGGCGACCTCGTCCGACGAGGGCGGTGCGCGGTTCGAGATACGTGTCGACGCCGACACGCCCCCGAACTGA
- the pdxS gene encoding pyridoxal 5'-phosphate synthase lyase subunit PdxS: protein MTEETDLEDLKRGTELVKRGFARMQKGGVIMDVVNAEQAKIAEECGAVAVMALEAVPADIRKRGGVARMADPADVKEIIDAVSIPVMGKSRIGHHKEAEILEAIGVDMIDESEVLTPADDAYHIDKRDFTSPFVCGARNLGEALRRIDEGAAMIRTKGEAGTGDVNQAVHHQRTIKGAIRKLEGMNWEEREKWAREHEAPAELVHETAEMGRLPVVNFAAGGIATPADAALMMHHECDGIFVGSGIFGAEDPEAMGNAIVQAVNNWDDPEELAEIASNIGKGMKGDANVDLPEEEKMQGRGV from the coding sequence ATGACCGAGGAGACAGACCTCGAAGACCTCAAGCGTGGGACCGAACTCGTCAAGCGCGGGTTCGCCCGGATGCAGAAAGGCGGCGTCATCATGGACGTGGTGAACGCCGAGCAGGCGAAGATCGCCGAGGAGTGCGGCGCGGTCGCCGTGATGGCCCTCGAGGCCGTCCCGGCCGACATCCGCAAGCGAGGCGGCGTGGCCCGGATGGCCGACCCCGCCGACGTGAAGGAGATCATCGACGCGGTCTCCATCCCGGTGATGGGCAAGTCCCGTATCGGCCACCACAAGGAGGCCGAGATCCTGGAGGCCATCGGCGTCGACATGATCGACGAGTCCGAGGTCCTCACCCCCGCCGACGACGCCTACCACATCGACAAGCGCGACTTCACCTCGCCGTTCGTCTGTGGCGCACGCAACCTCGGCGAGGCCCTGCGCCGCATCGACGAGGGTGCCGCGATGATTCGTACCAAGGGCGAAGCCGGCACCGGTGACGTCAACCAGGCCGTCCACCACCAGCGCACCATCAAGGGCGCGATCCGCAAGCTCGAGGGGATGAACTGGGAAGAGCGCGAGAAGTGGGCCCGTGAGCACGAGGCACCCGCAGAACTCGTCCACGAGACCGCCGAGATGGGCCGTCTCCCGGTCGTCAACTTCGCAGCTGGCGGCATCGCGACGCCCGCCGACGCCGCACTCATGATGCACCACGAGTGTGACGGCATCTTCGTCGGCTCCGGTATCTTCGGTGCCGAGGACCCCGAAGCGATGGGCAACGCCATCGTCCAGGCCGTCAACAACTGGGACGACCCCGAGGAGCTCGCGGAGATCGCCTCCAACATCGGCAAGGGCATGAAGGGCGACGCCAACGTCGACCTGCCCGAGGAGGAGAAGATGCAGGGTCGCGGCGTCTAG
- a CDS encoding DUF1405 domain-containing protein, which produces MRGFADELPDRDSLPWYVAPVPKAIEDLGLRLVWLVVAINVGGTAFGFYYYGLDPTAPGFVAELSQFALEPLAAWPVVPDSPVATLFIALAFGAWALGRQNDYLSALAFFGCLKLGAWTPFVLLAFKGDFSYLHWSMYNFLFWSHLAMVLEGFVLHRITDFPVRAVAVALLWYGFNDLVDYFVPIVGTPHHTLIPAEEITSSGVIHTPGPHRVAAAGAVALTLLATFLSLSTRVKKLELDLE; this is translated from the coding sequence ATGCGTGGGTTCGCCGACGAACTGCCCGACCGTGATTCGCTCCCCTGGTACGTCGCCCCGGTGCCGAAGGCCATCGAGGACCTCGGTCTGCGACTGGTGTGGCTGGTCGTCGCCATCAACGTCGGGGGGACCGCGTTCGGCTTCTACTACTACGGTCTCGACCCCACTGCCCCGGGCTTCGTCGCGGAACTGAGCCAGTTCGCGCTGGAACCATTGGCGGCCTGGCCGGTGGTCCCCGACAGCCCCGTCGCCACGCTGTTCATCGCGCTGGCCTTCGGGGCCTGGGCACTCGGCCGCCAGAACGACTACCTGAGCGCGCTGGCGTTCTTCGGCTGCCTGAAACTCGGCGCGTGGACCCCGTTCGTGTTGCTCGCGTTCAAGGGCGACTTCTCGTACCTCCACTGGTCGATGTACAACTTCCTGTTCTGGAGTCACCTCGCGATGGTCCTCGAAGGGTTCGTCCTCCACCGGATCACGGACTTCCCGGTCCGGGCCGTCGCGGTCGCGCTGCTCTGGTACGGGTTCAACGACCTCGTTGACTACTTCGTCCCCATCGTCGGCACCCCCCACCACACGCTGATTCCCGCCGAGGAGATAACGAGTTCCGGCGTCATCCACACGCCCGGTCCGCACCGGGTCGCCGCCGCCGGGGCCGTCGCCCTGACGCTGCTGGCGACGTTCCTGTCGCTGTCGACACGAGTGAAGAAGCTGGAGCTGGACCTGGAGTAG